The following coding sequences are from one Candidatus Methylacidithermus pantelleriae window:
- the chrA gene encoding chromate efflux transporter, which translates to MPRQPLSPPIGRSFARVREVAQTFLLLGSLAFGGPFAHVALMEQWLVKRFQWVSAEEFLQLLGAASLLPGPTSTELAMYLGARRAGILGLVVAGVCFLFPSALLVTFFAWSYVHAHTLPFLQDGLFWVRPAVLVVLVQAIEQLAPKACPTVTTLLLAAAAFGAEILGTGEPWVLLGTGLAAVAIKRISFHRKAHLFCPWVWILAFQKTPWLPLAQPAKSTLFFLFLKIGAIAFGSGYVLIGFLQTEFVHRHHWLTERHLLDAIAVGQITPGPVFTTATFIGFLLNGLPGALLGTAGIFLPSFLYVATTRRLLDLIEKNDIACDFLEGIRAASFAIITAATVSLTRSALAGPISLTIFLLVATLVWLVKINVNLLLSISLAAGILISLLRTIFLPSH; encoded by the coding sequence GTGCCCCGCCAGCCGCTTTCTCCACCCATCGGACGGTCCTTCGCTCGGGTCCGAGAGGTTGCCCAGACCTTTCTGCTACTAGGAAGCCTTGCCTTTGGTGGCCCCTTCGCCCACGTGGCCCTCATGGAACAGTGGCTGGTCAAACGATTTCAGTGGGTCAGTGCGGAGGAATTTTTGCAACTTTTGGGAGCCGCAAGCCTTCTGCCGGGCCCGACCTCAACAGAACTGGCGATGTATCTGGGGGCAAGGCGAGCTGGGATCTTAGGGTTGGTGGTTGCCGGGGTTTGCTTTCTTTTTCCGTCCGCTCTTCTGGTCACGTTCTTTGCTTGGAGCTACGTTCACGCTCATACGCTTCCCTTCTTGCAGGACGGGCTTTTTTGGGTCCGCCCTGCGGTTCTGGTTGTCTTGGTTCAAGCCATCGAACAGCTGGCTCCGAAAGCTTGTCCGACAGTGACGACACTGCTTCTTGCCGCCGCTGCTTTTGGTGCAGAAATCCTCGGAACCGGAGAGCCATGGGTTCTTTTGGGTACGGGCCTGGCAGCGGTGGCTATAAAGAGAATCTCCTTTCACCGGAAAGCGCATCTTTTTTGCCCTTGGGTTTGGATACTTGCCTTCCAAAAGACGCCTTGGCTTCCACTCGCCCAGCCTGCGAAAAGCACACTATTCTTTCTTTTCCTCAAAATCGGGGCCATCGCCTTTGGAAGTGGATATGTGCTCATAGGGTTTTTGCAAACGGAGTTCGTCCACCGGCATCACTGGCTAACCGAGAGACACCTTTTAGACGCCATCGCGGTCGGACAAATTACGCCCGGTCCTGTTTTTACCACCGCTACCTTTATAGGATTTTTACTAAACGGGCTGCCGGGAGCACTGCTTGGTACGGCGGGCATCTTTTTGCCTTCCTTTCTTTACGTAGCGACAACAAGACGACTTTTGGATTTGATCGAAAAAAACGATATCGCATGCGACTTTTTGGAAGGAATTCGGGCGGCCTCCTTTGCCATTATCACCGCAGCCACGGTTAGTTTAACACGTAGCGCATTGGCCGGACCCATAAGTTTAACAATCTTCCTTCTGGTTGCTACGTTGGTATGGCTTGTAAAAATTAATGTGAACCTTCTTTTGTCCATCTCCCTTGCAGCTGGGATCCTCATTTCGCTGCTGAGAACGATCTTTTTGCCATCGCATTAA
- a CDS encoding MFS transporter, with translation MGFQLDRRIRYLSLSMAAYRLSQGVSFPFLSLHLHNEVGLSLGEVGLGIGLLAGGTIFSSLASGWMVDRMGRKPVIIASVLGLAVASSGYASTSDFLSYLGFCLIGGLLGSGAYETSRNAMVADWTPVDQRGRAYGLLRIGGNVGWSLGPLLAAWLLGKGWVTYRDLFFLGAAIHGAHALWLALVLEESFPRELQADQESRVAGKLAFETFVRSPSLKQLTYLFTYSVLLYVVFTQNWQAVPVYARNFLGMQDRAIGILLSTNGTMVILLQGPMAAWVDRQQKARVLAIAAVLFAVSGAILLGWHAGWALFVSFTLFFTLGEMLLEVGGPALAAELAPPEIRGRVLGVYGSAWAISYTVSPLLAGFLLDARRPDLLWLSQVILSAMAFILATKLGRTRPFFACS, from the coding sequence ATGGGTTTCCAGTTGGACCGGAGGATTCGTTACCTTTCGCTCTCCATGGCTGCGTATCGGCTCAGCCAAGGAGTTAGCTTCCCTTTTCTTTCCCTGCATCTTCACAATGAGGTTGGTCTTTCTTTGGGGGAGGTGGGTTTAGGAATCGGTCTTTTAGCTGGAGGAACCATTTTTTCCAGTTTGGCCTCTGGCTGGATGGTGGACCGAATGGGAAGGAAACCGGTAATCATTGCATCCGTTCTAGGTCTTGCTGTTGCATCCAGTGGGTATGCCAGTACATCGGATTTTCTCAGTTATCTTGGTTTTTGTCTGATTGGGGGGCTATTGGGTTCTGGGGCGTATGAGACCAGCCGCAATGCGATGGTGGCCGATTGGACACCAGTCGATCAACGAGGGCGAGCGTACGGGCTCTTGCGGATCGGAGGAAACGTTGGATGGAGCTTGGGTCCTCTTTTGGCGGCGTGGCTACTGGGCAAGGGGTGGGTAACCTACCGAGACCTTTTCTTTTTAGGAGCTGCGATTCATGGAGCACATGCCCTTTGGCTTGCCTTGGTCCTTGAGGAATCTTTCCCCCGGGAGCTGCAGGCAGATCAAGAATCAAGGGTTGCAGGCAAGTTGGCTTTTGAAACCTTTGTCCGTTCTCCCAGCTTGAAACAACTTACGTATTTATTTACCTATTCGGTCCTTCTGTACGTGGTGTTCACGCAAAATTGGCAGGCCGTTCCTGTGTATGCTCGGAACTTTTTGGGGATGCAGGATCGCGCAATTGGGATTCTTCTCAGCACCAACGGGACCATGGTGATTCTTTTGCAGGGCCCAATGGCGGCGTGGGTGGATCGGCAACAAAAGGCAAGGGTGCTAGCGATAGCGGCCGTTCTCTTTGCGGTTTCCGGCGCTATCCTTTTGGGCTGGCATGCAGGCTGGGCACTTTTTGTTTCCTTTACACTTTTCTTTACGCTGGGGGAAATGCTCCTTGAGGTGGGAGGACCCGCACTGGCTGCGGAACTAGCGCCTCCGGAAATACGGGGACGAGTTCTTGGGGTTTACGGGAGTGCGTGGGCCATTTCGTACACGGTGAGCCCGCTTTTGGCTGGATTTCTTTTGGATGCCAGACGGCCCGATCTTTTGTGGCTTTCCCAGGTTATTCTTTCTGCCATGGCTTTTATCCTAGCGACAAAGCTTGGGAGAACCCGTCCGTTTTTCGCTTGCAGTTGA
- a CDS encoding outer membrane protein: protein MGLLFQSLYDKEDREVKGKRSLCIALVGVAGLGLGILSAWAGEETGGKEVVEKQVTPEEGQGLLKGLYIGVVGGGAISDNDPARGDLDGPPGVLPTAFVQGSSISHAGAVGGLAVGKLFDCVLWQSGDGKFKLLPALEFEGVWVGQTYSTNVNGFLNPVPFAPGVFSFPLHFRADADVGLLTLNAKLLLATPWGVLPYVGAGFGGGIIELSNASLVTQAGPGAFFPPGLNLLTSHSASDVAPTAQGIAGLLFPIGPHWALLAQYNFVWIGNTNYVFQNILPPGDPFHVHAGDLFEHVFVGGVVYRF from the coding sequence GTGGGACTTCTGTTTCAATCCCTTTACGACAAGGAGGACAGAGAAGTGAAAGGAAAAAGATCTCTCTGCATCGCGTTGGTGGGGGTAGCTGGTTTAGGGTTGGGCATTCTTTCGGCTTGGGCGGGTGAGGAAACTGGCGGCAAAGAAGTAGTCGAAAAGCAGGTAACCCCCGAAGAAGGACAAGGGCTTCTCAAAGGGTTGTATATTGGGGTTGTCGGTGGGGGAGCGATTTCCGATAACGACCCAGCACGGGGGGATTTGGATGGGCCTCCGGGAGTACTCCCGACCGCTTTCGTTCAGGGTTCCTCAATTAGCCATGCTGGGGCGGTAGGTGGGTTAGCCGTTGGGAAGCTCTTTGATTGCGTTTTGTGGCAGAGCGGTGATGGAAAATTTAAGCTTTTGCCAGCCTTGGAGTTTGAAGGGGTATGGGTGGGACAAACCTATTCGACCAATGTAAATGGCTTTCTCAATCCCGTACCCTTTGCCCCGGGGGTTTTCAGCTTTCCGCTTCATTTTCGGGCGGATGCCGATGTGGGGCTTTTGACTCTCAATGCAAAGCTTCTCCTGGCGACCCCTTGGGGAGTCCTTCCGTACGTAGGAGCCGGATTTGGAGGGGGGATTATTGAGTTATCGAACGCTTCCCTCGTTACACAGGCAGGGCCAGGAGCCTTTTTTCCCCCAGGCCTGAATCTTTTGACGAGTCATTCCGCTAGCGATGTTGCTCCAACCGCCCAGGGGATAGCAGGGCTCCTTTTCCCCATTGGCCCCCACTGGGCTTTGCTTGCACAGTACAACTTCGTTTGGATCGGCAATACGAACTACGTATTTCAAAACATTTTACCCCCTGGGGATCCCTTCCATGTGCATGCAGGAGATTTGTTTGAGCACGTATTCGTCGGTGGAGTAGTGTATCGCTTCTAG
- a CDS encoding YrhA family protein: MNPSRQPKYLPYFEKLNALQTEFGFPPFEGKPIEKIRAYRDRLREEFGLELPEDYVEFLQRADGFAENGVVFYAIDQDDESDQLLPGLLAENAEYQEAAEELREYLVLGHSDLYLYAYHLPTRSYRALEEDTLEIGKEFEDFEDLMTCVLKYEVLGLFEEDEEGSEEATS; the protein is encoded by the coding sequence ATGAATCCATCCCGACAACCAAAGTACCTACCGTACTTCGAAAAGCTAAATGCCTTGCAAACCGAATTCGGCTTTCCGCCGTTTGAAGGAAAGCCCATCGAAAAAATCCGAGCTTATCGAGACCGGCTCCGGGAGGAGTTCGGGCTTGAGCTTCCGGAAGACTACGTGGAGTTTCTCCAACGAGCCGATGGTTTTGCAGAAAATGGAGTGGTTTTCTACGCAATCGATCAGGATGACGAATCCGATCAGCTCCTTCCAGGATTGCTCGCGGAAAATGCTGAGTACCAAGAGGCGGCAGAAGAATTACGCGAGTATCTCGTGCTCGGACATTCCGATCTTTACCTCTACGCGTACCACCTCCCGACGCGTAGCTATCGGGCGCTGGAAGAAGATACGCTGGAAATCGGGAAGGAATTTGAGGACTTTGAGGATCTTATGACCTGTGTCCTCAAGTACGAAGTCCTTGGCCTCTTTGAAGAGGACGAGGAAGGATCCGAGGAGGCCACTTCCTAA
- a CDS encoding Rieske (2Fe-2S) protein → MRFQKVAKVSQIPEGRGICIEWQGERIAIFRIGQEFFAIGDTCTHAGGSLSEGFVEGYEVECPLHGARFELATGRAVCGPAFEDVPSYRTRVVGEDVEIEVP, encoded by the coding sequence ATGCGGTTTCAAAAAGTGGCTAAAGTCTCTCAGATCCCTGAAGGTAGAGGTATCTGTATCGAGTGGCAAGGAGAACGGATTGCCATTTTTCGAATCGGACAGGAGTTTTTTGCCATTGGAGACACGTGTACTCACGCGGGTGGTTCCTTAAGCGAGGGCTTTGTGGAGGGCTACGAAGTGGAGTGTCCGCTCCATGGGGCACGATTCGAACTGGCAACGGGACGGGCTGTTTGTGGGCCGGCTTTTGAGGATGTCCCTTCCTACCGCACTCGGGTCGTGGGCGAGGACGTTGAAATAGAAGTTCCATGA
- a CDS encoding YXWGXW repeat-containing protein has product MAGSNPCILSATGVKNEEKKLFVIKLVVTHLTFDASQKRMKKLHVLLVGIVLGVGALPSYGFVVVATPPPPPPVVVVRPAPPGPGWVWVPGHWVWRGRWVWKHGHWVRRPWPGAVWVPGHWARRPGGWVWVPGHWAR; this is encoded by the coding sequence ATGGCCGGAAGCAACCCTTGTATCCTCTCGGCAACGGGGGTAAAGAACGAGGAAAAAAAGCTTTTTGTCATTAAGCTCGTTGTCACCCACTTAACGTTCGATGCGTCGCAAAAGCGTATGAAGAAACTTCATGTTCTTTTGGTTGGGATAGTTCTTGGGGTCGGGGCGCTTCCCTCTTATGGGTTTGTGGTGGTGGCGACACCACCGCCTCCTCCCCCGGTAGTAGTGGTTCGGCCGGCCCCGCCAGGTCCGGGATGGGTATGGGTACCCGGTCACTGGGTTTGGAGGGGACGTTGGGTGTGGAAGCATGGGCACTGGGTTCGGCGCCCTTGGCCAGGGGCGGTGTGGGTTCCTGGGCATTGGGCGCGCCGGCCTGGAGGTTGGGTGTGGGTCCCAGGGCATTGGGCCCGGTAG
- the proB gene encoding glutamate 5-kinase: protein MRRTSSDQPRLPGKRWVLKFGTGILSDPQGRLDPGRIAELVAQVAELKQQGKEIVIVSSGAIGAGMYALGLSRRPKQMEELQACAAIGQPKLMRHYEEAFNRYGLHVAQLLLTYLDLDSRTLYGNAQRTIERLLALKIFVPIINENDVVSFEEIKFGDNDRLSAHVAIMAKADALVILSTVRGLWKGRDGRAGIVSRVEKIDARVRAWAGDSRSERSVGGMITKLEAAEIAGQAGIPTVVADGRAKNILIRLAQGEELGTLFAP, encoded by the coding sequence ATGCGAAGGACTTCTTCGGATCAGCCGCGGCTCCCCGGGAAACGCTGGGTGCTTAAGTTTGGGACAGGAATTCTTTCCGACCCTCAGGGTCGGTTAGATCCTGGCCGGATTGCAGAGCTTGTCGCCCAAGTGGCAGAGCTCAAGCAGCAGGGAAAGGAGATCGTGATTGTCAGTTCGGGAGCTATTGGGGCTGGAATGTATGCTTTGGGGCTGAGCCGCAGGCCGAAGCAAATGGAAGAGCTCCAAGCGTGCGCAGCCATTGGCCAACCGAAGCTCATGCGCCACTATGAGGAGGCCTTTAACCGTTATGGCCTTCATGTGGCCCAGCTCCTCCTGACGTACTTGGATCTCGATAGCCGCACCCTGTATGGAAATGCTCAGCGTACAATCGAACGGCTTTTGGCGCTCAAAATATTTGTTCCTATTATCAATGAAAACGATGTTGTTTCGTTTGAGGAGATTAAATTTGGGGACAACGACCGGTTGTCGGCTCACGTGGCCATTATGGCCAAGGCCGACGCTCTGGTGATTCTTTCTACTGTTCGGGGCCTGTGGAAGGGCCGTGATGGGAGAGCCGGAATTGTCTCCCGTGTTGAGAAAATCGATGCCCGGGTTCGGGCGTGGGCTGGGGATAGCCGCAGCGAACGGTCCGTGGGCGGTATGATCACGAAATTGGAAGCCGCAGAAATCGCCGGTCAGGCTGGGATTCCGACCGTCGTGGCCGATGGTCGTGCCAAAAACATCCTTATTCGCCTTGCACAGGGTGAGGAGCTGGGTACCCTTTTTGCGCCATGA
- a CDS encoding MMPL family transporter, which translates to MRRTLEFLARGISSLVWTLPVPIVLCSIVVAGASAWLAATRLRVINDTDAIIRPDSPIHRNYLQYKNEFQAEGDYVVVVRSNDPEKNREVAQKIGEALKQMSPPLRRVLYRLDFSRLEDRFLLFLDTDDLRQIEKDLQGYLKALRQPKVRLNVHSMLDQANARFSEAYLRKAENWKEFKPFIDQFIAMLNRLADTVEGRVTVRTPVASPAESKASKVAQAKLEDFQRLKTENEFISFDQGRIILVLASPPIGAQATDENQRIVHRLRQVLATIQTQNPQVHIGLTGEPVLAADELETSSQDTIRATGIAFALVALLYVVAYGELWRPLVAIVVLVLALCGSLGFATLAIGHLNLISEAFVAMVVGLGIDFGIQIMSRYEEELALGRSLRDALDNTLRHTGVAILTGGATTAVAFFSMCFNDFIGLAEFGAVAGAGVLFCLVGNLIVLPAAYILRDRGREPHKLQTEASRSHWAAGPFVHRILFSFPWGVLAAAAVASWLAWQYAQKVTFDYNLLHLQNPKLESVQEELSLLQSPANSVVVAVSVANDLEEAKKRVEQFKKLPTVRDLHSLTEFFPEKISEKQALIRRIVQRLKGARIQTDVRSQINVARVRRDLASLLEKSREGYREAKKYTAFAQQARDAVEVFSKLIPPLERALAAMEQTSQEELGRRLNRYQIEVFGAMQRNLAWLASQKVDRPIGLEDLPVELLERYRSPSGRILIEISPKESPWDHQSLARFVKDLRTIDPNVTGTPVENYEYIELLRKAYLDAARWALIVVAILVAIHFLHPGYILLTLLPLGLGSLWALGIVGLAQIPFNPANIITLPLVLGIGVAYGIYAVDRYQEEGRMNLFSTSTGKAILLSAVTALIGFGSLLVSTHRGLYSIGLLMLVGIGSCLVTSLWVLPQILCLLDRWRLLRKQPTSLASDADANQARPAAVESTLDSPRGSPCTPLETGQAAVPSDPGPNHLGGYRETQKDPAAPQEKKTSEPPAS; encoded by the coding sequence ATGCGACGCACACTGGAATTTTTAGCCCGAGGCATTTCGAGCCTCGTTTGGACGTTGCCAGTCCCGATCGTTCTTTGCTCCATTGTAGTGGCTGGTGCGTCCGCCTGGCTCGCGGCAACTCGTCTGAGAGTAATCAACGACACCGATGCCATTATTCGACCCGATTCGCCGATCCACAGAAACTACCTCCAGTACAAAAACGAATTCCAGGCGGAAGGAGATTATGTTGTGGTTGTCCGGTCGAACGATCCCGAAAAGAACCGCGAGGTTGCCCAAAAGATTGGGGAAGCGCTGAAACAAATGAGCCCCCCCTTGCGAAGAGTCCTTTATCGGCTGGATTTCAGCCGGCTCGAGGATCGGTTTCTCCTTTTCCTCGACACGGATGACCTGCGCCAGATCGAAAAAGACCTCCAAGGCTACCTCAAGGCGCTTCGGCAACCGAAGGTGCGCCTAAACGTTCACTCCATGCTCGACCAGGCCAACGCCCGCTTCTCTGAAGCCTATCTGCGAAAGGCTGAAAACTGGAAAGAGTTTAAACCTTTTATTGACCAATTCATTGCCATGCTAAACCGGCTGGCGGATACGGTCGAGGGCCGTGTGACGGTAAGAACTCCTGTGGCCAGCCCTGCCGAGAGCAAAGCCAGCAAGGTAGCTCAAGCAAAGCTAGAAGACTTCCAGCGGCTCAAAACCGAAAACGAATTCATTAGCTTCGATCAAGGACGCATTATTCTTGTCCTGGCCAGCCCCCCGATCGGGGCTCAAGCAACCGACGAAAATCAAAGGATTGTCCATCGGTTACGTCAAGTTCTTGCGACGATCCAGACCCAAAACCCACAAGTCCACATCGGGCTCACGGGGGAGCCGGTGCTCGCAGCTGATGAGCTTGAGACAAGCTCTCAAGATACGATTCGAGCAACGGGAATTGCCTTCGCGCTCGTTGCCCTCCTTTACGTGGTCGCCTACGGCGAGTTATGGCGCCCTTTGGTCGCGATCGTGGTCCTGGTGCTGGCGCTTTGTGGGTCTCTTGGGTTTGCTACCCTGGCGATCGGCCATCTCAACCTCATTTCCGAGGCTTTCGTTGCCATGGTAGTAGGACTTGGGATCGACTTTGGCATCCAGATCATGAGTCGTTATGAGGAGGAGCTTGCACTGGGAAGAAGCCTCCGGGACGCCCTGGATAACACGCTGCGCCACACCGGGGTTGCGATCCTCACGGGAGGAGCCACGACAGCCGTGGCTTTCTTTAGCATGTGCTTTAATGACTTTATTGGTCTGGCCGAGTTTGGGGCTGTGGCGGGGGCTGGCGTTCTTTTCTGCCTGGTGGGCAACCTGATTGTCCTGCCAGCTGCGTACATTCTCCGGGATCGGGGACGGGAGCCCCACAAGCTTCAGACGGAAGCTTCGCGATCGCACTGGGCGGCCGGTCCTTTTGTCCACCGCATCCTTTTCTCTTTTCCCTGGGGGGTGCTAGCCGCCGCTGCCGTGGCAAGCTGGCTGGCTTGGCAGTATGCCCAGAAGGTTACGTTTGATTACAACCTTCTCCACTTACAAAATCCCAAGCTTGAGTCTGTTCAGGAAGAGCTTTCCCTTCTCCAATCCCCCGCAAACTCGGTGGTGGTTGCCGTTTCCGTGGCCAATGACCTGGAAGAGGCCAAGAAACGAGTGGAGCAGTTCAAGAAACTTCCAACGGTCAGAGACCTTCATTCGTTAACGGAGTTTTTTCCAGAAAAAATTTCTGAAAAGCAGGCCCTCATTCGGCGGATCGTCCAGCGGTTAAAAGGTGCACGGATCCAGACGGATGTTCGTTCGCAGATTAATGTCGCTCGTGTGCGCAGGGACCTTGCTTCCCTACTTGAGAAAAGTCGTGAAGGATACCGTGAGGCCAAGAAATACACCGCCTTTGCCCAACAGGCCAGAGACGCGGTCGAGGTCTTTTCCAAGCTTATCCCTCCCTTAGAACGGGCTCTGGCGGCCATGGAACAAACCTCTCAGGAGGAATTGGGCCGCAGGTTGAATCGTTACCAGATTGAAGTGTTTGGAGCGATGCAACGAAATCTTGCGTGGCTTGCCAGTCAAAAGGTGGATCGGCCTATCGGGCTGGAGGATCTTCCTGTTGAGTTATTGGAACGCTATCGATCGCCCAGCGGCAGGATTCTGATCGAAATTTCTCCCAAGGAAAGTCCTTGGGACCACCAGAGTCTTGCCCGTTTTGTCAAAGACTTAAGAACGATTGATCCCAATGTTACCGGAACGCCTGTGGAAAACTACGAGTACATTGAACTTTTGCGCAAGGCCTATCTCGATGCCGCCCGGTGGGCACTGATCGTCGTCGCAATTCTGGTTGCGATCCACTTTTTGCACCCTGGGTACATTCTCTTGACCCTTTTGCCCCTTGGTCTGGGCTCCCTGTGGGCGCTCGGAATCGTGGGGTTAGCGCAAATTCCGTTCAATCCAGCCAATATCATTACCCTCCCCCTGGTACTTGGGATCGGGGTTGCCTATGGCATTTACGCGGTGGATCGCTACCAAGAGGAAGGCCGGATGAATCTCTTTTCTACTAGCACGGGCAAAGCCATCCTCCTTTCGGCCGTCACGGCCCTTATTGGATTTGGCTCGCTTTTGGTCAGCACGCATCGGGGACTCTACAGTATCGGCCTTCTTATGCTTGTTGGTATCGGAAGCTGTTTGGTCACAAGCCTCTGGGTTCTTCCTCAAATTCTATGCTTGCTCGATCGCTGGAGGCTCTTACGGAAACAACCAACTTCTTTGGCGTCGGATGCTGACGCTAACCAAGCCAGGCCTGCTGCGGTCGAATCCACTCTCGATTCTCCGAGAGGTTCTCCGTGCACTCCTCTGGAGACAGGCCAAGCCGCTGTTCCCTCTGACCCGGGACCCAATCACCTGGGGGGATACCGGGAAACGCAGAAAGATCCTGCCGCTCCCCAAGAAAAGAAGACCTCCGAACCACCGGCCTCATAG
- a CDS encoding glutamate-5-semialdehyde dehydrogenase, with amino-acid sequence MKDLSEQMQLAEELGRRAHAASQKLAKSGAEHLNEALGLIAAALHSRRDQILKANEADVSSAKKEGLSSALVDRLVLNSARWDGLLESVGKVAALPSVLGTVIREWTRPNGLRIQKVRVPIGVIAIFYEARPNVTVDAAVLCIKAGNAVILRGGREAFRTNTVLVEAIRDGLDKAGLPSDTVQLVPTVEREMVPLLCRLDRWINLVIPRGGKRLVETVVENARMAVLKHAEGICHVYVHKDADLAMAQEILVNAKCQRPSVCNAMETLLVDEELACGKLRELLQPLREAGVEIRGDPLALKYGGPGILPATEEDWSTEYLDLILSVRVVPGLDGAIEHIEQYGSHHSDAIVTNNAEAAERFLREVDSAVVYWNASTRFTDGGEFGFGTEIGISTGKFHARGPMGLEDLCSYKYCVIGRGTVRT; translated from the coding sequence ATGAAGGATCTTTCAGAGCAAATGCAACTGGCAGAAGAGCTGGGAAGAAGGGCCCATGCAGCAAGCCAAAAGCTGGCTAAAAGTGGGGCAGAACACCTTAATGAGGCTTTGGGCTTGATTGCTGCTGCTCTCCACAGCCGCCGTGACCAGATCTTGAAAGCGAATGAGGCGGACGTTTCTAGTGCAAAAAAAGAGGGACTTTCGAGCGCGCTTGTGGATCGGCTGGTTCTCAACTCAGCTCGTTGGGATGGACTTCTTGAATCGGTCGGGAAGGTTGCTGCTTTGCCTTCGGTGCTGGGGACGGTTATTCGCGAGTGGACTCGGCCCAATGGGCTTCGCATCCAGAAAGTTCGAGTCCCAATTGGAGTAATTGCCATTTTCTACGAGGCTCGGCCTAATGTAACCGTGGATGCGGCTGTGCTTTGCATTAAAGCCGGAAACGCCGTTATCCTTCGGGGGGGACGCGAGGCGTTTCGGACCAACACCGTGCTGGTTGAGGCGATTCGAGATGGGTTGGATAAGGCCGGGTTGCCGTCGGATACGGTGCAACTGGTTCCTACCGTGGAACGGGAGATGGTTCCTCTTCTTTGTCGTTTGGACCGGTGGATCAACTTGGTCATTCCGAGGGGAGGCAAGAGGCTCGTCGAAACGGTGGTTGAAAACGCGAGAATGGCAGTTCTCAAACATGCCGAGGGAATCTGTCACGTCTACGTCCACAAGGACGCTGACTTGGCCATGGCCCAAGAGATCCTTGTGAATGCTAAATGCCAGCGTCCCTCGGTTTGTAATGCCATGGAGACGCTTCTGGTAGACGAGGAGCTAGCGTGTGGAAAGCTTCGAGAGCTTTTGCAGCCTTTGCGGGAGGCAGGTGTAGAAATCCGAGGGGATCCCCTGGCGCTAAAATATGGAGGTCCTGGGATCCTACCGGCCACAGAAGAAGACTGGTCGACAGAATATCTGGACCTTATCCTCTCTGTGCGGGTCGTCCCTGGGCTCGATGGCGCTATCGAACACATTGAGCAGTACGGCTCGCACCATTCTGATGCCATAGTCACGAACAATGCCGAGGCAGCAGAGAGGTTCCTTCGGGAGGTGGATTCAGCTGTGGTCTATTGGAATGCCTCCACCCGGTTTACCGATGGTGGAGAGTTTGGGTTTGGCACAGAAATTGGAATTAGCACGGGCAAATTCCATGCCCGGGGACCCATGGGGCTCGAGGATCTTTGTTCCTACAAGTACTGCGTCATTGGTAGGGGCACGGTTCGGACGTGA